The DNA window CGGTAGCCCATGATGGCAAAGAGCACATCAGCCGCCAGCTCCCCCTGGGCCGCTTCCGCGAGGTACTTGATGAAACGCCCGCTCATGAAGACCAGCAGCAGAATGCCGGAGACTGCGGTCATGCTGATCAGAACCTGGCGCGTCAGGTAACGAAAAATGATAAACAAGGGATTCCCTTACAGCACGGGTTACAGGTAACCGTTTTCCCACTCAGGGCCAGTTGCAGGTACGGTTCCGATAGTCAGCGTCCGGCAAAGGCGAGTTTTACCGGGGCAGACGCTGACAGGAGACCGTATTCTAGTTAACCTGTGGGCCTATTAACACTGTAAAGCCAGCGGTGCTTTTGTTCGCGTTTCCGGCGCTGGCGCAAACACGTGTGACCGAACTGATCCAACCGCCTCACCCGCGGGCTTATTCAACGGACTTATTTCGGCGGACTTTCTCAACAGATTTTCTCAACGGGCTTTCTCAACGGACTAGCTGACCCCCTTGCAGGAGAATGCATGAAATACGCACTGAACACCCAAGGCTTGATTGATTCCAAGGCCGACTGCCTCGTTATTGCCATTCCGGAGGACGGCGAGTGGCCCACCAGTAGCGCCGCTGCCGACCAGCAGATCGACGGGCAGTTGAAGAAGCTCGTCAAGAACGGTGACTTCAATGGCTCGCTGGGCAACACCTTCATGCTACCGCTTGCAGACGGCATGCCGTGGGAGCGCATTCTGCTGGTCGGTACCGGCAAGCTGAAGGAGCTAACCGTAGGCGGCTACCGCAAGCTGGTGGCAGCGGCGGTCGGTCGCCTTACCGACAGTGCCTGCAAGCACGCGTTGTTAACCCTCGCTGAGATTCCGGTTCTGGACCGCGATGAAGCCTGGCGCGTTACCCTTGTCACCCGCGTCGCCGAAGAGACGATTTACCGGTTCAGTGACTATAAAAGCAAGAAGCCGGCGAAGCAGCGCCTGACGCAGATTACCGTCGATGTCAGCGGCAGTGACAAGCGATTGGAGCAGGCCCTCAAAGCAGGTGAAGCGATCGGTCACGGCATGAACATCACCCGTGACCTGGGCAATACACCGCCCAACATCTGCCACCCGGAATGGCTGGCCAGGCAGGCAAAGGACCTGGCCAAAAAACAGAGCACCCTGAAAGTCGAAACGCTCGGTGAGAAAGACATGAAAGAGCTGGGCATGAATGCGGCCCTGGCTGTGTCGGCGGGCAGTAAACAGCCCGCCCGTCTGATCGTGATCCACTACCAGGGCGGCAAGAAGGGCGATCAACCCCATGTGCTGGTGGGGAAAGGCATCACCTTTGATACCGGCGGCATCAGTCTCAAGCCCGGCGAGGGCATGGACGAGATGAAGTACGACATGTGCGGTGCAGCCAGCGTTTTCGGCACCATGGCCGCGTTAGCGGAGCTTAAGCCGAAGGTAAACGTCATAGGCGTCATCATCGCCGCCGAGAACATGCCTGACGGCGAGGCCACGCGCCCGGGCGACATCGTCACGACGATGTCGGGCCAGACTGTCGAGATCCTGAACACGGATGCCGAGGGCCGGCTGGTACTGTGCGATGCCCTCACTTATGTCGAGCGGTTTAAACCAGCGTCCGTACTCGATATTGCCACCCTGACCGGCGCCTGCATCATAGCGCTGGGCAACCAGGCCAGCGCGGTCATGAGCAATAACGACGCCCTCGCGCAGAAGCTGGTCGCCCTGGGCGAACAGAATGGCGACCGCACCTGGCAGCTTCCTCTCTGGGATGAGTATCAGCGGCAGCTGGACAGCAACTTCGCTGATATGCAGAACATCGGCGGTCGTCCGGCCGGCTCGATCACCGCCGCCTGTTTTCTCTCACGGTTCACCAAGACCTACACCTGGGCACACCTCGATATCGCCGGAGTAGCCTGGCTTTCCGGGAAAGAAAAAGGAGCAACCGGCCGCCCGGTGCCTCTGCTAATGGATTATGTGCTGAGCCATGCCAGCTGAGGCTCAGGCCGCGCAAGCCCGGCACTGGTTCTACCTGGTGCCGGGCGCCGATGACGAACGTCGCTTTCACACGGCTGCGAAACTGGCCGAAAAGGCCTGGCGACAGGGCCACCGCATCTGCATCTGTTGCAACGACGAGGCCCAGGCACAGCGCATGGATGACGTTCTCTGGTCATTCAGGCCCGACGCGTTTATTCCCCATCGCATCCTGGCTGATAACGGCATGACCTGCATCGAACCCGTAGGCATTCAGTGGGTGGACCCCTCACCCGCCGACTGGCAGACGGTGATCGTGCTGGGCGCATGGCTGCCGGGAAGCGCGGACCAA is part of the Hydrocarboniclastica marina genome and encodes:
- a CDS encoding DNA polymerase III subunit chi, which codes for MPAEAQAAQARHWFYLVPGADDERRFHTAAKLAEKAWRQGHRICICCNDEAQAQRMDDVLWSFRPDAFIPHRILADNGMTCIEPVGIQWVDPSPADWQTVIVLGAWLPGSADQFERLALIANDDPTVLQQARKQYRQLEALGITPKVHDTRKTQSR
- a CDS encoding leucyl aminopeptidase — protein: MKYALNTQGLIDSKADCLVIAIPEDGEWPTSSAAADQQIDGQLKKLVKNGDFNGSLGNTFMLPLADGMPWERILLVGTGKLKELTVGGYRKLVAAAVGRLTDSACKHALLTLAEIPVLDRDEAWRVTLVTRVAEETIYRFSDYKSKKPAKQRLTQITVDVSGSDKRLEQALKAGEAIGHGMNITRDLGNTPPNICHPEWLARQAKDLAKKQSTLKVETLGEKDMKELGMNAALAVSAGSKQPARLIVIHYQGGKKGDQPHVLVGKGITFDTGGISLKPGEGMDEMKYDMCGAASVFGTMAALAELKPKVNVIGVIIAAENMPDGEATRPGDIVTTMSGQTVEILNTDAEGRLVLCDALTYVERFKPASVLDIATLTGACIIALGNQASAVMSNNDALAQKLVALGEQNGDRTWQLPLWDEYQRQLDSNFADMQNIGGRPAGSITAACFLSRFTKTYTWAHLDIAGVAWLSGKEKGATGRPVPLLMDYVLSHAS